The proteins below are encoded in one region of Knoellia sp. S7-12:
- a CDS encoding isocitrate/isopropylmalate family dehydrogenase has translation MRLLLLPGDAIGPEIAAATEQVLRATDDAFGLDLDIEHRDIGWAAHAAVGQTMPQDVLDRVGEVDGTILGPVSHLDYPSREAGGWNPSAAIRTTYRLYSNVRPARSIPDLTVLPEALDLVIVRENTEGFYSDRNMWAGSGEFMPDPDLALSVRKVSRRACNAVAEEAFRLAAGRRRRVTAVHKANVLKLSDGLFLDEVRAVASRHPDIELRELIVDAATAHLVRSPQEFDVVVTTNMFGDILSDLACALSGSLGLGGSLNVGDGVAVAQAQHGSAPDIAGQGIANPTSLILSTTMLLRWWSERTASERFARAADAVDAAVAACIGDPATRTRDLRGSLDTNQFTTAILTKLESQR, from the coding sequence ATGAGACTGCTCCTGCTCCCGGGCGACGCCATCGGACCCGAGATAGCCGCCGCGACCGAACAGGTCCTCCGCGCGACGGACGACGCCTTCGGGCTGGACCTCGACATCGAGCACCGCGACATCGGCTGGGCGGCTCACGCGGCCGTCGGGCAGACGATGCCGCAGGACGTCCTCGACCGCGTGGGCGAGGTCGACGGCACGATCCTCGGACCCGTCTCGCACCTGGACTACCCCTCGCGGGAGGCCGGCGGCTGGAACCCGTCCGCCGCCATCCGGACGACCTACCGGCTGTACTCCAACGTTCGGCCGGCTCGCAGCATCCCCGACCTCACTGTCCTGCCCGAGGCACTTGACCTCGTCATCGTCAGGGAGAACACCGAGGGCTTCTACAGTGACCGCAACATGTGGGCCGGCAGTGGCGAGTTCATGCCCGACCCCGACCTCGCGCTCTCAGTGCGCAAGGTCTCGCGCAGGGCCTGCAACGCCGTCGCCGAGGAGGCCTTCCGGCTCGCGGCCGGACGACGCCGACGGGTCACGGCAGTCCACAAGGCGAACGTCCTCAAGCTCTCCGACGGGCTCTTCCTCGACGAGGTCCGGGCCGTCGCCTCACGGCACCCCGACATCGAGCTGCGTGAGCTCATCGTCGACGCCGCGACGGCCCACCTCGTGCGCTCGCCCCAGGAGTTCGACGTCGTCGTGACGACCAACATGTTCGGCGACATCCTCTCCGACCTGGCCTGCGCGCTCTCGGGCAGCCTCGGACTCGGAGGCTCGCTCAACGTCGGTGACGGCGTGGCCGTCGCCCAGGCCCAGCACGGCTCGGCGCCGGACATCGCCGGTCAGGGCATCGCCAACCCGACCTCGCTCATCCTCTCCACCACGATGCTGCTGCGCTGGTGGTCGGAGCGGACCGCGTCCGAGAGGTTCGCCCGTGCCGCCGACGCCGTCGACGCGGCCGTGGCAGCGTGCATCGGCGATCCCGCCACCCGCACCCGCGACCTGCGGGGAAGCCTCGACACCAACCAGTTCACCACCGCCATCCTCACGAAGCTGGAGTCCCAACGATGA
- a CDS encoding putative quinol monooxygenase, which translates to MISLIVRLDVVPDRREEFLEAITSNAASTFGDEPGCLRFDVCQSQTDPHHFVFYEIYRDEAALEAHRAAPHFARWREAVARTVVPGSQVNTITELVIAHRETDKAQEIPA; encoded by the coding sequence ATGATCTCGCTCATCGTCAGGCTGGACGTCGTCCCGGACCGCCGAGAGGAGTTCCTCGAGGCCATCACGAGCAACGCCGCCTCGACGTTCGGGGACGAACCGGGCTGCCTCCGGTTCGACGTCTGCCAGTCGCAGACCGACCCGCACCACTTCGTCTTCTACGAGATCTACCGGGACGAGGCGGCCCTCGAGGCACACCGTGCGGCGCCGCACTTCGCGCGGTGGCGCGAGGCGGTGGCGCGCACGGTCGTCCCGGGCAGCCAGGTCAACACCATCACCGAGCTGGTCATCGCCCACCGCGAGACCGACAAGGCCCAGGAGATACCGGCATGA
- a CDS encoding Ldh family oxidoreductase has protein sequence MTGCILEAQSLATFMGDVARAHGVPSGDADLLADTLLVAELWGHPSHGAIRLPWYLARVRSGAMRAVTEVETVRDSGSVVVLDGHDGVGQVVTQRAVELGVERARVHGISAVAVRGSGHFGTAAYFTRYAAERGCIALLATNASPAMAPWGGRTKLIGTNPWSIAAPGPDGDVLVMDMANTAVARGKVYVAADRGTSIPQGWGAAADGTPTTDPREAIEGLILPVGGAKGYVMAFMFDVLAGVLTGSAFGADVVGPYRPEGASGAGHLLITLDVDAFVDREDYDARVTALAEQVRASEPAAWSDGVLTPGELEDRNRRRAEADGIHISDQTWAELATLADATGVALPETTAPKAPKETA, from the coding sequence ATGACCGGATGCATCCTCGAGGCGCAGTCCCTCGCCACCTTCATGGGCGACGTGGCCCGGGCCCACGGTGTGCCGAGCGGCGACGCCGACCTCCTGGCGGACACCCTCCTCGTCGCCGAGCTGTGGGGTCACCCGTCGCACGGCGCGATCCGGCTGCCCTGGTATCTCGCCCGCGTCCGCAGCGGTGCGATGCGGGCCGTCACCGAGGTCGAGACGGTGCGCGACTCTGGCAGCGTCGTCGTCCTCGACGGGCACGATGGCGTCGGGCAGGTCGTCACCCAGCGCGCCGTCGAGCTCGGCGTCGAGCGGGCGCGGGTGCACGGCATCAGCGCTGTCGCCGTGCGCGGCTCGGGTCACTTCGGCACCGCCGCCTACTTCACGAGGTATGCCGCGGAGCGCGGCTGCATCGCCCTGCTCGCGACCAACGCCTCACCGGCGATGGCGCCCTGGGGCGGTCGCACCAAGCTCATCGGCACCAACCCGTGGTCGATCGCCGCCCCGGGACCCGACGGCGACGTCCTCGTCATGGACATGGCCAACACCGCGGTGGCCCGCGGCAAGGTCTATGTCGCAGCCGACCGCGGGACGAGCATCCCGCAGGGGTGGGGTGCGGCAGCCGACGGGACGCCGACGACCGACCCACGCGAGGCGATCGAAGGGCTCATCCTCCCCGTCGGCGGCGCCAAGGGCTACGTCATGGCGTTCATGTTCGACGTCCTCGCCGGCGTGCTGACCGGCAGCGCGTTCGGCGCCGATGTCGTCGGGCCCTACCGCCCGGAGGGGGCCAGCGGTGCCGGTCACCTGCTCATCACCCTCGACGTCGACGCCTTCGTCGACCGCGAGGACTACGACGCGCGAGTGACGGCGCTGGCCGAGCAGGTCCGGGCCAGCGAGCCGGCCGCGTGGTCCGACGGCGTGCTCACCCCGGGCGAACTCGAGGACCGCAACCGGCGACGGGCGGAAGCGGACGGCATACACATCTCCGACCAGACCTGGGCCGAGCTCGCGACGCTCGCCGACGCGACGGGCGTCGCCCTCCCCGAGACCACCGCACCCAAGGCACCGAAGGAGACCGCATGA
- a CDS encoding GntR family transcriptional regulator, translating into MSTSARRRSGAQFVYEELLAQIQDMRLEPGRRLNETELAGALGVSRTPLREALRLLLAEDLLEQLPTGGMVVRRLSTRDAAELYAVRARLEALVAAAAAERAGSADVDRLTTLLRRNEALAGLAEGAMESGHAIHLEIERIADHAWASRVLAQIEGQLARYRRFSNASPDRRAAALAEHRGIVESIAAADPASAGTRAEEHVLAAREATMAQLEVSLGQ; encoded by the coding sequence ATGTCCACCAGCGCTCGACGCCGCAGCGGCGCACAGTTCGTCTACGAGGAGCTGCTCGCCCAGATCCAGGACATGCGGCTCGAGCCCGGCCGTCGCCTCAACGAGACCGAGCTCGCGGGCGCCCTGGGCGTGAGCCGCACTCCCCTGCGCGAGGCCCTGCGGCTGCTGCTCGCCGAGGACCTCCTCGAGCAGCTCCCGACCGGCGGCATGGTCGTCCGTCGCCTCTCGACGCGCGACGCGGCAGAGCTGTATGCCGTCCGCGCCCGTCTCGAGGCTCTCGTCGCCGCCGCGGCGGCCGAGCGGGCTGGCTCCGCCGACGTGGACCGGCTCACCACCCTGCTGCGCCGCAATGAGGCCCTCGCCGGTCTCGCCGAGGGCGCCATGGAGTCGGGCCACGCCATCCACCTCGAGATCGAGCGGATCGCCGACCACGCCTGGGCTTCACGGGTGCTCGCGCAGATCGAGGGGCAGCTCGCGCGCTACCGCCGCTTCAGCAACGCCTCGCCCGACCGTCGCGCGGCAGCGCTCGCCGAGCACCGCGGCATCGTCGAGTCGATCGCTGCGGCCGATCCGGCAAGCGCCGGCACACGGGCTGAGGAGCACGTGC